Proteins co-encoded in one Ruegeria sp. HKCCD4315 genomic window:
- a CDS encoding DUF2842 domain-containing protein — MAEEKKPGLSYKARRRWSLVILVIGLPLYIVAVVTVVNWLDRPPIWVELLVYVVLGVLWALPFKFVFRGVGKEDPDQS; from the coding sequence ATGGCCGAGGAAAAGAAACCGGGACTGAGTTACAAGGCGCGTCGGCGGTGGTCTCTGGTGATCCTTGTTATTGGCTTGCCGCTGTACATTGTGGCTGTGGTGACGGTTGTGAACTGGCTGGATCGCCCCCCGATCTGGGTTGAGCTTCTGGTCTATGTCGTACTTGGCGTTCTTTGGGCTTTGCCGTTCAAGTTCGTTTTTCGCGGCGTCGGGAAAGAAGACCCGGATCAGTCCTGA
- a CDS encoding adenylosuccinate synthase, which yields MANVVVVGAQWGDEGKGKIVDWLSERADVIARFQGGHNAGHTLVIDGEVYKLNALPSGVVRGGKLSVIGNGVVLDPWHLVNEIASIRQQGVEITPETLMIAENTPLILPIHGELDRAREEAASKGTKIGTTGRGIGPAYEDKVGRRSVRVADLADEATLEARVDRALQHHDPLRKGLGIEPVDRDALIAQLKEIAQEILPFAAPVWKVLNEKRKAGKRILFEGAQGALLDIDFGTYPFVTSSNVIAGQAATGVGIGPGSVDFVLGIVKAYTTRVGEGPFPTELDDDDGHRLGTRGHEFGTVTGRKRRCGWFDACLVRQTCATSGVNGISLTKLDVLDGFETLKICTGYELDGERLDYLPTAADQQARCTPIYEEMPGWSESTEGARSWAELPANAIKYVRRVEELIECPVALLSTSPERDDTILVTDPFAD from the coding sequence ATGGCCAACGTGGTTGTTGTCGGCGCTCAATGGGGCGACGAAGGAAAAGGCAAGATTGTCGACTGGCTCAGCGAACGGGCGGACGTGATCGCGCGTTTTCAGGGCGGGCATAATGCCGGTCATACGCTGGTGATTGATGGTGAGGTCTACAAGTTGAATGCCCTTCCGTCGGGGGTTGTGCGCGGCGGTAAACTGAGTGTTATTGGCAACGGTGTCGTATTGGACCCCTGGCATCTGGTAAACGAGATTGCCTCGATCCGTCAGCAGGGCGTTGAGATCACGCCCGAGACATTGATGATCGCCGAGAATACGCCATTGATCCTGCCAATCCATGGTGAATTGGACCGTGCGCGGGAAGAAGCTGCCAGCAAAGGCACCAAGATCGGAACCACCGGTCGCGGAATTGGCCCTGCATATGAAGACAAGGTTGGGCGCCGTTCGGTCCGTGTGGCTGACCTGGCGGATGAGGCAACGCTTGAGGCCCGGGTGGATCGTGCGTTGCAGCACCATGATCCGTTGCGCAAAGGTCTGGGCATTGAGCCTGTCGACAGGGACGCCCTGATTGCACAACTAAAGGAGATCGCGCAGGAAATCCTTCCCTTTGCCGCTCCGGTCTGGAAAGTGCTGAACGAAAAGCGCAAGGCGGGCAAACGCATTTTGTTCGAAGGGGCGCAAGGTGCTCTGTTGGACATCGATTTCGGAACCTATCCATTTGTGACCTCGTCCAATGTGATCGCCGGGCAGGCCGCCACCGGCGTGGGAATCGGGCCTGGATCGGTTGATTTTGTTCTGGGTATCGTCAAAGCCTACACCACCCGCGTCGGCGAAGGCCCGTTCCCAACAGAGCTGGACGACGACGACGGCCATCGCCTTGGAACCCGGGGGCACGAATTTGGAACGGTGACAGGCCGCAAACGTCGCTGCGGCTGGTTCGACGCCTGTCTGGTGCGCCAGACCTGTGCGACCAGCGGCGTGAACGGCATCTCTCTGACAAAGCTGGATGTTTTGGATGGGTTTGAAACGCTGAAAATCTGCACCGGATATGAGCTGGATGGCGAACGGCTGGACTATCTGCCCACCGCGGCCGATCAACAGGCACGGTGCACCCCCATCTATGAAGAAATGCCGGGGTGGAGCGAATCGACGGAAGGCGCGCGCAGCTGGGCCGAACTTCCGGCCAACGCGATCAAATACGTACGTCGTGTGGAAGAACTGATTGAATGCCCAGTGGCGCTTTTGTCCACCAGCCCGGAGCGGGACGACACCATTTTGGTGACAGACCCGTTTGCCGACTGA
- a CDS encoding nitrile hydratase accessory protein, translating to MSECVIHTAPEPVFAEPWHAQVFAVTVALNEAGRFGWSDWANRFSNTLKRHGFARELDGGDDYFHAWLETLEDMLAEQGAALPQDVTDLHRAWEEAYLTTPHGHPVHLR from the coding sequence ATGAGCGAATGCGTCATCCATACGGCCCCGGAACCTGTCTTTGCCGAACCCTGGCACGCGCAGGTCTTTGCTGTCACCGTTGCCCTGAACGAGGCTGGTCGGTTCGGTTGGTCCGACTGGGCAAATCGATTCTCGAATACACTCAAGCGTCATGGCTTTGCGCGGGAACTGGATGGTGGCGACGACTATTTTCACGCTTGGTTGGAAACACTTGAGGACATGCTCGCCGAGCAGGGTGCCGCTCTGCCACAGGATGTGACTGACCTGCACCGGGCGTGGGAAGAGGCTTATCTGACGACACCCCACGGGCATCCGGTGCATCTGCGTTGA
- the nthB gene encoding nitrile hydratase subunit beta encodes MTRVHDMGGRFGDGPIDPEAEGAPVFAEEWHARALAVTLAAGFLGQWNIDVSRHARERLSPKDYARFSYYEKWISGLADLLVEKGVLSLDDLRGGGEERAHPLTEKVLKAEAVSAALAKGGPADRPSNVAVLYSVGQDVITSRPAANRLVDGGHTRLPIYASGAKGRILRLHGTHVLPDANAHGLGEAPEPLYAVAFPASELWINPEHPKDEVVLDLWQSYLVPA; translated from the coding sequence ATGACCCGCGTTCATGACATGGGCGGCCGTTTTGGAGATGGCCCGATTGATCCAGAAGCAGAGGGCGCGCCGGTTTTTGCCGAAGAGTGGCACGCTCGGGCATTGGCGGTGACACTTGCCGCAGGGTTTCTGGGGCAGTGGAACATCGATGTGTCGCGACATGCGCGCGAACGGCTGTCTCCAAAAGACTACGCGCGATTTTCATATTACGAAAAATGGATCTCTGGCCTAGCCGACCTGCTGGTTGAAAAAGGTGTTCTCAGTTTGGATGACCTGCGGGGTGGCGGTGAGGAGAGAGCACACCCGCTGACCGAGAAAGTGCTTAAAGCCGAAGCCGTTTCTGCTGCTTTGGCTAAAGGTGGACCAGCGGACAGACCGTCGAACGTCGCGGTGCTGTACTCTGTTGGGCAAGACGTCATCACGAGTCGACCTGCTGCAAACCGGCTTGTGGATGGGGGCCATACCCGTTTGCCGATCTACGCATCAGGCGCCAAAGGGCGAATCCTGCGTTTGCATGGGACGCACGTTTTACCCGACGCAAACGCCCACGGTTTGGGCGAAGCACCTGAACCGCTGTATGCAGTGGCCTTCCCGGCGTCTGAACTGTGGATCAACCCAGAACATCCCAAAGACGAAGTGGTGCTGGATTTGTGGCAAAGCTATCTGGTTCCAGCATGA
- the nthA gene encoding nitrile hydratase subunit alpha, with the protein MPHDDHDHPHALLPPEPALRVKALETILTRKGLIDPAALDEIIDTYQNKIGPQNGARVVAKAWNDPVFKAALLEDATPVVADLGYYGRQGEHMVVVENTPDQHNMVVCTLCSCYPWPLLGIPPGWYKSDAYRARAVREPRKVLAEFDVTLPEGTSVRVWDSTAEIRYLVLPMRPEGTEGMSEDELAALVTRDSMIGTGLPMVSS; encoded by the coding sequence ATGCCACATGACGACCACGACCACCCGCACGCATTGTTACCACCGGAACCCGCTTTGCGCGTCAAGGCGCTGGAAACGATTCTGACCCGTAAAGGGCTGATCGATCCGGCTGCGCTGGATGAAATCATCGACACGTATCAAAACAAGATTGGACCGCAAAATGGCGCGCGGGTTGTTGCCAAAGCATGGAACGATCCTGTGTTTAAGGCGGCTTTATTGGAAGATGCCACACCCGTTGTGGCGGATCTTGGTTATTACGGTCGGCAAGGCGAGCACATGGTGGTTGTTGAGAACACACCCGACCAGCACAACATGGTCGTCTGCACCTTGTGCAGTTGCTACCCGTGGCCATTGCTGGGTATCCCGCCCGGCTGGTATAAGTCTGACGCCTACCGTGCCCGCGCCGTGCGCGAACCGCGTAAAGTGCTAGCCGAATTTGACGTCACTCTGCCCGAGGGTACATCTGTGCGGGTTTGGGATTCGACTGCCGAGATTCGCTACCTCGTTCTGCCCATGCGACCTGAAGGCACAGAAGGGATGAGCGAAGACGAACTTGCCGCGCTGGTGACACGCGACAGCATGATCGGTACCGGCCTTCCCATGGTGTCCTCATGA
- the secG gene encoding preprotein translocase subunit SecG, whose protein sequence is MENVVLIIHLLLALGLIAVVLMQRSEGGGLGMGGGGGGAMTGRAAATALGKLTWILAACFIVTSITLTILAAQKSSGSSVIDRLGVPAPASTEESTPAIPSADDLLPPAQGDNAPLIPQAD, encoded by the coding sequence ATGGAAAACGTCGTTCTCATCATCCACCTTCTGTTGGCCTTGGGCCTGATTGCCGTTGTTCTGATGCAGCGGTCCGAAGGCGGTGGCCTTGGCATGGGCGGCGGCGGTGGCGGCGCAATGACGGGTCGCGCAGCGGCAACCGCCTTGGGCAAGCTGACCTGGATTCTGGCGGCCTGCTTTATCGTGACCTCGATCACACTGACCATCCTCGCGGCTCAGAAGTCGTCGGGCAGTTCGGTGATCGACCGTCTGGGCGTTCCGGCTCCGGCTTCCACCGAAGAAAGCACTCCGGCGATTCCGTCGGCAGATGATCTTCTGCCACCGGCACAGGGCGACAACGCGCCACTGATCCCGCAAGCGGACTGA
- a CDS encoding CTP synthase, giving the protein MARFIFITGGVVSSLGKGLASAALGSLLQARGYSVRLRKLDPYLNVDPGTMSPFEHGEVFVTDDGAETDLDLGHYERFTGVAARKTDSVSSGRIYSNVLEKERRGDYLGKTIQVIPHVTNEIKDFIAIGEDEVDFMLCEIGGTVGDIEGLPFFEAIRQFSQDKPRGQCIFMHLTLLPYIKASGELKTKPTQHSVKELRSIGLAPDILVCRSEGPIPTKEREKLALFCNVRPDSVIAAQDLSTIYDAPLAYHREGLDQAVLDAFQISPAPKPDLAKWEDVSDRIHNAEGEVKVAIVGKYTQLEDAYKSIAEALTHGGMANRVKVKIEWVDAEVFDTEDAAPHLEGFHAILVPGGFGERGTEGKIKAAQYAREHKVPYLGICLGMQMAVIEAARNAAGITEAGSEEFDHEAGKKRFEPVVYHLKEWVQGNHKVERKVGDDKGGTMRLGAYNAVLAEGSKVAGVYGSTQIEERHRHRYEVDIKYREQLEKAGLNFSGMSPDGRLPEIVEWSDHPWFIGVQYHPELKSKPFDPHPLFRDFVRAAKDTSRLV; this is encoded by the coding sequence ATGGCGCGTTTTATTTTCATCACTGGTGGTGTGGTTTCGTCCTTGGGCAAAGGACTGGCTTCGGCGGCTTTGGGATCGCTGCTGCAAGCGCGGGGGTACTCCGTTCGCCTGCGCAAGCTGGACCCCTATCTGAACGTCGACCCAGGCACAATGTCGCCTTTCGAACACGGCGAGGTTTTTGTCACCGACGATGGGGCCGAAACCGATCTGGACCTTGGCCACTATGAACGCTTCACCGGCGTAGCAGCGCGGAAAACCGACTCGGTCAGTTCGGGGCGGATTTATTCGAATGTGCTCGAGAAAGAGCGCCGTGGCGATTACCTGGGCAAAACCATTCAGGTCATCCCGCACGTCACCAATGAGATCAAGGATTTCATCGCCATCGGCGAAGATGAGGTTGATTTCATGCTGTGTGAGATCGGCGGCACCGTCGGCGACATCGAGGGCCTGCCCTTTTTTGAAGCCATCCGTCAGTTCAGCCAGGACAAGCCGCGCGGTCAGTGTATCTTTATGCACCTCACATTGCTGCCCTACATCAAAGCGTCGGGTGAGTTGAAAACCAAGCCGACCCAGCACTCGGTGAAAGAGCTGCGGTCGATCGGTCTGGCACCCGATATTCTGGTCTGCCGGTCTGAAGGTCCGATCCCGACGAAAGAGCGCGAGAAACTGGCGCTGTTCTGTAATGTCCGCCCCGACAGCGTGATCGCGGCGCAGGACCTGAGCACCATCTATGACGCTCCGTTGGCTTATCACCGGGAAGGTCTGGATCAGGCGGTGCTGGACGCGTTCCAGATCAGCCCTGCCCCGAAACCCGATCTGGCCAAATGGGAAGACGTCAGTGACCGCATCCACAATGCCGAAGGTGAGGTCAAAGTTGCCATCGTCGGCAAATACACTCAGCTTGAAGACGCCTATAAGTCAATTGCCGAGGCGCTGACCCATGGTGGTATGGCCAATCGGGTTAAGGTGAAAATCGAGTGGGTCGATGCCGAGGTGTTCGACACAGAAGACGCGGCCCCGCATCTGGAAGGCTTCCACGCGATCCTTGTCCCCGGTGGATTTGGCGAACGCGGCACCGAAGGCAAGATCAAGGCTGCTCAGTATGCGCGCGAACACAAGGTCCCCTATCTGGGCATTTGTTTGGGCATGCAGATGGCGGTGATCGAGGCGGCGCGAAATGCCGCTGGCATCACCGAGGCGGGTTCAGAGGAATTCGACCACGAGGCCGGGAAAAAACGTTTCGAGCCAGTTGTTTATCACCTGAAAGAGTGGGTACAGGGCAACCACAAGGTTGAACGCAAAGTCGGCGACGACAAAGGCGGCACCATGCGGTTGGGCGCGTACAACGCGGTTCTGGCCGAAGGATCCAAAGTTGCCGGCGTCTATGGCAGCACCCAGATCGAGGAACGCCACCGTCACCGCTATGAGGTCGACATCAAGTATCGCGAACAGCTTGAGAAGGCGGGCCTGAACTTTTCAGGCATGTCGCCGGACGGCCGTTTGCCCGAAATCGTGGAATGGTCAGATCATCCGTGGTTCATCGGCGTTCAGTACCACCCGGAACTGAAGTCCAAGCCTTTTGACCCGCACCCGCTGTTCCGCGATTTTGTGCGCGCTGCAAAAGACACCTCGCGTCTGGTGTAA
- a CDS encoding bacterioferritin has translation MSNATTITNLQQALHMELTAAHQYQLHAHVLEDWGLDILAEKMRGEMQEELGHSDAFIERILFLGGVPELSFQKSPAAAGSLEEMFSADLKDETEAVDFYTQAALQAAEVGDVGSRTLFERILLEEEGHKDWLDTQLSLLKRLGEANFSAKFVSGAADEA, from the coding sequence ATGAGCAACGCAACAACGATCACCAACCTCCAACAAGCACTGCATATGGAGCTGACGGCGGCGCATCAGTATCAGCTGCACGCCCATGTGCTAGAAGACTGGGGCCTTGATATTCTAGCCGAAAAGATGCGGGGCGAAATGCAGGAAGAGTTGGGCCACTCTGACGCGTTTATCGAGCGCATCCTGTTTCTGGGTGGCGTGCCCGAGCTTTCGTTTCAGAAAAGCCCGGCCGCGGCAGGTTCTTTGGAAGAGATGTTCTCTGCCGATCTGAAAGACGAAACCGAAGCTGTTGATTTCTATACCCAAGCCGCGCTGCAAGCAGCTGAAGTCGGCGATGTCGGTTCACGTACGCTGTTCGAACGCATTTTGTTGGAAGAGGAAGGTCATAAGGACTGGCTGGACACTCAACTGAGCTTGCTGAAGCGTCTGGGCGAAGCCAATTTCAGTGCGAAATTCGTATCTGGGGCAGCGGACGAGGCATAG
- a CDS encoding isocitrate lyase/phosphoenolpyruvate mutase family protein, which translates to MADQIQNAKTFTSLHKQGDPVILFNIWDAGSAGAVRDAGAQAIATGSAPVAMAQGFSDGQNVPLEAALDNARRIVAAVDLPVTLDFEGAYAEDAQGISENVKRALDCGVVGFNFEDQIIGGAGLYDVAVQAKRVEAMREACDSTGIPAYVNARTDIFLKAPAETHSEAMLDDAITRAASYEAAGASGFFAPGLKDEALIGRLCEATNLPVNIIALPGTPATSKLAELGVARVSYGPVPYRQMIKWLTEQAQAALNYEG; encoded by the coding sequence ATGGCCGACCAGATCCAGAACGCGAAAACCTTCACCAGCCTTCACAAACAGGGCGATCCGGTCATCCTTTTCAACATCTGGGACGCAGGCAGCGCCGGTGCGGTTCGGGATGCCGGTGCGCAGGCAATTGCGACTGGCAGCGCCCCGGTTGCCATGGCTCAGGGGTTCAGCGACGGACAAAACGTCCCGCTTGAGGCTGCCTTGGACAACGCTCGCCGCATTGTGGCAGCAGTCGATCTGCCGGTGACACTGGATTTCGAAGGCGCTTATGCCGAAGACGCGCAGGGTATTTCAGAAAACGTGAAACGCGCTCTGGATTGCGGTGTGGTTGGTTTCAACTTCGAAGATCAGATTATTGGCGGCGCGGGGCTTTATGATGTGGCGGTTCAGGCCAAGCGCGTCGAAGCCATGCGAGAGGCGTGCGACAGCACGGGCATCCCCGCTTATGTCAATGCGCGCACCGATATCTTTCTCAAAGCTCCTGCAGAGACCCACAGCGAGGCTATGCTGGACGATGCCATCACGCGGGCCGCGTCCTATGAAGCGGCCGGTGCCAGCGGCTTTTTTGCACCGGGCCTGAAAGACGAAGCTTTGATTGGTCGTTTGTGCGAAGCAACTAACTTGCCGGTTAACATCATCGCCCTGCCCGGCACGCCTGCTACGTCCAAGCTGGCTGAACTGGGCGTTGCTCGTGTCAGTTACGGGCCTGTGCCCTATCGTCAGATGATCAAATGGCTGACCGAGCAGGCGCAGGCGGCTTTGAACTATGAAGGCTAA
- a CDS encoding TerB family tellurite resistance protein: MLKKFFQALRPPQHKHLPDPDAELALGALMVRVAQADRDYKLEEISLIDKILARLYQHNAIEAAKVRATCEKLHAAAPETDTFGKLIRETTDLKERLAALDALWEVVLADGSTDEGEMKIVEEARVAMGLSFNDSKAARERVQSRLDVR; the protein is encoded by the coding sequence ATGTTGAAAAAGTTCTTTCAGGCGCTCAGACCGCCTCAACATAAACACCTGCCCGATCCGGATGCCGAGCTTGCCCTGGGCGCGCTCATGGTGCGTGTGGCGCAGGCGGACCGGGACTACAAACTGGAAGAGATCAGTTTGATCGACAAAATTCTGGCCCGCCTTTACCAGCATAACGCGATTGAAGCCGCTAAAGTGCGTGCGACTTGCGAAAAGCTTCACGCAGCTGCGCCGGAAACGGATACCTTTGGCAAGCTGATCCGCGAAACGACCGACTTGAAGGAACGTCTGGCCGCGCTGGATGCGCTTTGGGAAGTTGTTCTGGCTGATGGCAGCACAGACGAAGGCGAAATGAAAATCGTCGAAGAAGCCCGCGTCGCCATGGGGTTGAGCTTCAACGACAGTAAGGCCGCACGTGAACGCGTTCAAAGCCGCTTGGATGTGAGGTAG
- a CDS encoding TerB family tellurite resistance protein, with translation MFSDFLSRLTQPQPDPLVEDDARLALTALLVRLARSDNDYSDTEMARIDRISAERFGLSPFESAALRAQAEDLEAEAPDTVRFTRAIKEAVAYEDRLAVVQALWSVALADGHRTGEEDSLLRLVVSLLGVSDVDSALARQRAAKS, from the coding sequence ATGTTCAGTGACTTTCTTTCCAGGCTCACGCAGCCTCAGCCCGACCCGCTTGTCGAAGACGACGCCCGCCTTGCCCTGACGGCCCTGCTGGTGCGTCTGGCCCGTTCTGACAATGATTATTCCGATACCGAGATGGCGCGGATCGACCGCATTTCGGCGGAACGCTTTGGCCTGTCGCCGTTCGAAAGCGCTGCATTGCGCGCGCAGGCCGAGGATTTGGAGGCCGAAGCCCCCGACACGGTCCGCTTTACCCGTGCCATCAAAGAGGCTGTCGCCTATGAGGACCGGCTGGCCGTGGTCCAGGCCCTGTGGTCCGTAGCGCTTGCTGACGGTCATCGCACTGGCGAAGAAGATTCTCTGCTGCGTCTCGTGGTCAGCCTGTTGGGTGTAAGCGACGTGGATTCGGCCTTGGCGCGCCAAAGGGCTGCAAAATCGTGA
- a CDS encoding PhnD/SsuA/transferrin family substrate-binding protein yields the protein MIAMLGMYDMPALQAANDRFWGLIRNHLGFGPDHLTRDQDMWEVWQDPNLILAQTCGMPYRTRLHGHVQLIGTPDYGLPDCPAGHYCSVFVKRRDDARDLPDLANGTFAYNEALSQSGWAAPITHLTKLNLCPAAVLETGGHALSAQAVAEGQADFAALDALTWHLLQDHTDLNDRVQEVTRTAPTPTLPFITAQGQNAAQIAHAVRAAIESLEDADRQQLYLRGLVDIPASDYLSVPNPPTPNALLSNS from the coding sequence GTGATTGCAATGCTTGGCATGTACGACATGCCTGCGCTTCAAGCTGCCAATGACCGGTTCTGGGGGCTGATACGCAATCATCTGGGTTTCGGCCCGGATCACCTGACCCGAGATCAGGACATGTGGGAGGTCTGGCAGGACCCGAATCTGATATTGGCTCAGACCTGTGGGATGCCGTATCGAACCCGACTACATGGTCATGTGCAATTGATTGGAACGCCAGATTATGGCCTGCCCGATTGTCCGGCTGGCCATTACTGCTCGGTTTTTGTCAAACGTCGGGATGACGCCCGCGATCTACCAGATCTGGCGAACGGCACCTTTGCCTATAACGAGGCCCTATCTCAGTCCGGTTGGGCGGCCCCAATCACGCATTTGACAAAGTTGAATCTGTGCCCCGCTGCAGTTTTGGAAACCGGCGGGCACGCGCTATCGGCGCAAGCCGTGGCCGAGGGACAAGCCGACTTTGCCGCGTTGGATGCGTTAACATGGCATCTGCTGCAGGATCACACTGACCTGAATGACCGCGTGCAAGAGGTGACGAGGACCGCGCCGACCCCAACGTTGCCCTTCATTACCGCACAAGGGCAAAACGCTGCGCAAATCGCGCATGCCGTTCGCGCAGCCATTGAAAGCCTAGAGGACGCGGATCGACAACAGCTGTACCTGCGGGGCCTAGTGGACATTCCGGCGTCCGATTACCTGTCTGTTCCCAACCCACCGACCCCAAACGCCTTACTTTCGAACAGCTGA
- a CDS encoding ATP-binding cassette domain-containing protein has product MTETAPVIEIKNLHKSFGNLEVLKGVDITAHRGDVVSLIGSSGSGKSTLLRCCNLLEDSQQGEILFKGEPVKWSGEGHSRRPADPKQVMRIRTNLSMVFQQFNLWAHMTILQNVMEAPVTVLGRDRAEVEDSARRYLDKVGIGDKCDVYPAQLSGGQQQRAAIARGLCMEPEALLFDEPTSALDPELEQEVIKVIKDLASEGRTMIIVTHDMKMAADISSHVVFLHQGLIEEEGTPEDIFTSPESERLRGFLSATQAA; this is encoded by the coding sequence GTGACAGAAACCGCTCCCGTCATCGAAATCAAAAACCTTCACAAAAGCTTCGGCAATCTCGAGGTGTTGAAAGGGGTGGATATCACGGCTCATCGGGGCGACGTGGTCTCGCTGATCGGATCATCGGGATCCGGAAAATCGACGCTGCTGCGCTGCTGCAACCTTTTGGAAGACAGTCAGCAGGGTGAAATTCTTTTCAAGGGTGAACCAGTCAAATGGTCTGGTGAAGGCCATTCGCGCCGTCCGGCGGACCCCAAGCAAGTCATGCGCATTCGCACCAATCTGTCGATGGTGTTTCAGCAATTCAATCTTTGGGCGCATATGACCATCCTACAAAATGTGATGGAGGCCCCAGTGACCGTTTTGGGCCGTGACCGGGCCGAAGTGGAAGACAGCGCACGAAGGTACCTGGACAAAGTGGGCATTGGTGACAAATGCGATGTCTACCCGGCCCAATTGTCCGGTGGTCAGCAACAGCGTGCAGCCATTGCGCGTGGCCTTTGCATGGAACCCGAGGCGCTGCTGTTCGACGAACCAACCTCGGCACTGGATCCCGAGCTTGAACAAGAGGTCATCAAGGTGATTAAGGATCTGGCCTCCGAAGGGCGCACCATGATCATCGTGACCCACGACATGAAAATGGCCGCCGACATCTCAAGCCACGTGGTGTTTCTGCACCAGGGCCTTATCGAGGAAGAAGGCACGCCCGAAGATATCTTTACGTCACCCGAATCCGAACGGCTTCGGGGCTTTCTCTCCGCCACTCAGGCGGCTTAA
- a CDS encoding transporter substrate-binding domain-containing protein, with protein MKNLILSTAALALTAGIAMADTVRMGTEGAYPPYNFINDAGEIDGFEREVGDELCKRANLECEWVKNDWDSIIPNLVSGNYDTIIAGMSITDERDEVIDFTQNYFPPAASAYVGAAQGVDVAGGIVAAQTATIQAGHVAESGATLVEFATPEETIAAVRNGEADAVFADKDFLVPIVEESGGELVFVGDDVPLGGGIGLGIRESDGELRGKFDEAITSMKADGSLNELIVKWFGEGVPTYNADGSVVTN; from the coding sequence ATGAAAAACCTGATTCTGTCCACCGCGGCACTGGCGCTGACTGCCGGTATCGCCATGGCCGACACCGTCCGCATGGGCACCGAGGGCGCCTACCCTCCGTATAACTTCATCAACGACGCCGGTGAGATCGACGGTTTCGAGCGTGAGGTCGGCGACGAGCTGTGCAAACGCGCAAACCTGGAGTGTGAGTGGGTTAAGAACGACTGGGATTCGATCATTCCGAACCTAGTGTCGGGCAACTACGACACCATCATCGCTGGCATGTCGATCACCGACGAGCGTGACGAGGTTATCGATTTCACCCAGAACTACTTCCCGCCTGCGGCTTCGGCCTACGTCGGTGCAGCGCAAGGCGTTGATGTTGCCGGTGGTATCGTCGCCGCGCAAACCGCAACCATTCAGGCCGGTCACGTAGCCGAATCCGGCGCGACTTTGGTTGAATTCGCAACCCCGGAAGAAACCATCGCAGCCGTACGTAACGGTGAAGCCGACGCGGTCTTTGCTGACAAGGACTTCCTGGTGCCGATCGTTGAGGAGTCGGGCGGTGAGCTGGTTTTCGTAGGCGATGACGTGCCTCTGGGCGGCGGTATTGGCCTGGGCATCCGTGAATCGGATGGCGAACTGCGTGGTAAGTTCGACGAAGCAATCACGTCGATGAAAGCAGACGGTTCGCTGAACGAACTGATCGTCAAGTGGTTCGGCGAAGGCGTGCCGACCTACAACGCTGACGGTTCGGTCGTTACAAACTAA